A single window of Leptospira neocaledonica DNA harbors:
- a CDS encoding glycoside hydrolase family 3 protein has product MFKRFLVAGISAAFLIFLFFWLGQFRSELQAQEIQEGMLRQAEEISSKLSPEELVGQVIHVAIPGTVLDPIAKKEIETIKPGGVILFGRNLGSKSEIKSLNKDLQTSALENTGLPLLISVDQEGGRVIRVKDGVTQFPGAMALGQTKDKDMAKKVGFVTSYQLRKLGLNFLFAPDMDINNNPFNPVINTRSLGSNLETVLNAGVSYEEGARLGGSIPVIKHFPGHGDTNVDSHLGLPKIEKTLEELKSFELIPFQTAIQNGADAIMSAHIVYPKIDPNFPATLSSKILGDLLRKEFQYQGLIITDAMEMDAIDEHYQKEDPGVLALIAGADIILMTSWGPTTQSMRDQILKAYKKGTLVREGKDLLKEAVKRQIYYKLKYGIISEFGEVAKTGKANSIFPKELPEVLKNHFIEQDKNRENLFSQYYQDSLNRDVSRKAIVSFPKTFFPEQISVENTVFYLKGEEFVSDLRTRTITNSDLAGLRKKLEKKEAKRAVLNSFTQTELDLALSLAQKFPEAEIVCLHYGTPFLDLPDAANLKILFSFSPTLESKRALLYSVLDRKNEIPLVDLILKPNPKKASASTEIEEDSVSKNTK; this is encoded by the coding sequence ATGTTCAAACGGTTTTTAGTCGCAGGCATTTCTGCCGCTTTCTTAATCTTCTTATTTTTTTGGTTGGGCCAATTCAGAAGTGAACTCCAAGCCCAGGAAATCCAAGAAGGAATGCTCCGTCAAGCCGAGGAGATCAGTTCCAAACTCAGCCCGGAAGAATTAGTTGGTCAGGTGATCCATGTTGCCATCCCTGGAACCGTTTTAGATCCAATCGCTAAAAAAGAAATCGAGACAATCAAACCCGGTGGAGTTATCTTATTCGGAAGAAACTTAGGTTCCAAGTCCGAGATCAAATCCTTGAACAAAGACCTACAAACAAGTGCATTAGAAAATACTGGATTACCATTGCTTATCTCCGTAGACCAAGAAGGCGGAAGAGTGATCCGTGTGAAAGACGGAGTAACTCAATTCCCTGGAGCAATGGCACTCGGCCAGACCAAGGACAAGGACATGGCCAAAAAAGTGGGCTTTGTTACTTCATACCAATTGAGAAAACTGGGATTAAACTTTTTATTCGCTCCTGATATGGATATAAACAATAATCCATTCAATCCGGTTATCAATACCAGATCTCTAGGAAGTAATCTAGAAACCGTATTAAATGCGGGAGTTTCCTATGAAGAAGGAGCAAGACTCGGCGGTTCCATTCCTGTAATCAAACATTTCCCAGGTCATGGGGACACCAATGTAGATAGCCATTTAGGACTTCCTAAAATAGAAAAAACATTGGAAGAATTGAAAAGTTTCGAGCTCATTCCATTCCAAACTGCAATCCAAAATGGTGCGGATGCGATCATGAGTGCCCATATCGTATATCCTAAGATCGATCCGAATTTTCCTGCTACACTCTCTTCTAAAATTTTAGGAGATCTACTTCGTAAAGAATTCCAATACCAAGGATTGATCATTACTGATGCAATGGAAATGGACGCAATAGACGAACATTACCAAAAAGAAGATCCAGGAGTACTAGCTCTAATCGCAGGTGCGGATATTATTTTAATGACTAGCTGGGGTCCGACTACTCAATCCATGAGAGACCAGATCTTAAAGGCTTACAAAAAAGGAACTCTAGTACGAGAAGGAAAAGATCTTCTTAAAGAAGCAGTCAAAAGACAAATTTATTATAAATTAAAATACGGGATCATTTCTGAGTTTGGAGAAGTGGCTAAAACTGGAAAAGCTAACTCTATTTTCCCGAAAGAACTTCCGGAAGTATTAAAAAATCATTTTATCGAACAGGATAAAAATAGAGAAAATTTATTCTCACAATATTACCAAGATTCTCTAAATAGAGATGTAAGCAGAAAGGCAATCGTTTCCTTTCCTAAAACATTCTTCCCCGAACAAATATCCGTTGAGAATACCGTATTCTATTTAAAAGGAGAAGAATTTGTCTCCGATCTAAGAACTCGCACTATTACCAATTCGGATCTTGCCGGCCTTCGCAAGAAGTTAGAAAAGAAAGAAGCGAAACGTGCAGTCTTAAATTCATTTACTCAAACTGAATTGGATCTGGCACTTTCTCTTGCTCAAAAATTTCCGGAAGCTGAAATCGTATGTTTACATTACGGAACTCCATTCTTGGATCTTCCGGATGCAGCAAATCTAAAAATCTTATTTTCCTTCTCGCCTACTTTGGAATCCAAAAGGGCTTTATTATATTCCGTCTTGGACAGAAAAAATGAGATCCCTCTAGTAGATCTGATCTTAAAGCCGAATCCCAAAAAAGCTTCCGCGTCTACAGAAATTGAAGAAGATTCGGTAAGTAAGAATACTAAATAA
- a CDS encoding molybdopterin-dependent oxidoreductase, protein MCGLRLEIEDNVVVAVRGDKEDKFSRGHLCAKGPELKNLYEDPDRLKFPLKRTENGWEKVDWVTALSDIAAKLVEIQNKYGNDSIAVYSGNPSVHNYGSMLFGQRFIGRLRTKNNYSATSVDQLPHQLLSYWMFGHQLLVPIPDIDRTNFFLILGGNPFASNGSLMTVPDVKKRLKEIQERGGKYVVIDPRKTETAVHADEHHFILPGTDAFFLLSIIDVLFKKKLTKKNSFIKEEDLEKLRSIAAKYPASETEKLTGISTETVERIALEFSKANGAVCYGRVGVSTQAFGALCQWLINSINCITGNMDSVGGAMFTLPAVDMIDPKGVMKSSPGSFHTYGSRVRDLPEFNEELPVAALAEEILTPGQGQVKALVTSAGNPVLSTPNGSQLEKAVSNLEFMVSVDFYLNETTKHAHYILPPSSALEHDHYDLVFNVFAVRNTVRYNQPAFEPEEGMLHDWEIFSDLTKRIELLKSEKPLPKELIKTKITPSAIIDHALKSGPYGEKSGSSVGMSLELLKNSPHGVDLGALKPCFPERLWTEDKMIRLTPKEVVSDLDRLAKYGQKLLADKKENGSFLLIGRRHLRNNNSWMHNLPKLMTGKDRCTLMIHPEDANLLGIKEEEEVFVESRVGKIGLPAEITEEMMRGVVSIPHGFGHAKEGVSLQVASKFAGSSINDLTDDQVLDELSGNAAFSGIPVFLSKRSA, encoded by the coding sequence ATGTGCGGACTGAGACTAGAGATAGAGGACAATGTAGTAGTCGCAGTCAGAGGGGATAAAGAGGATAAGTTCAGTAGAGGCCATTTATGCGCCAAAGGACCTGAACTTAAAAATTTATATGAGGATCCGGACCGACTAAAATTTCCTTTAAAACGTACAGAAAACGGATGGGAGAAGGTAGACTGGGTCACAGCTCTCAGTGATATCGCTGCAAAACTTGTAGAGATCCAAAATAAATATGGAAATGATTCCATCGCAGTTTATAGCGGAAACCCGAGTGTTCATAATTACGGTTCTATGTTATTCGGCCAAAGGTTTATCGGACGTTTAAGAACTAAAAATAATTATTCTGCAACTTCTGTAGACCAACTTCCTCATCAATTACTTTCCTATTGGATGTTCGGCCATCAACTTCTGGTCCCGATTCCGGATATAGACAGGACAAATTTCTTTTTAATCTTAGGCGGAAATCCATTTGCATCTAACGGAAGTTTAATGACTGTTCCGGATGTAAAAAAGAGACTCAAAGAGATCCAAGAAAGAGGAGGAAAATACGTAGTTATAGATCCTAGAAAAACTGAAACTGCAGTGCACGCAGACGAACATCATTTTATTCTACCTGGGACCGATGCATTCTTCTTACTTTCCATTATAGATGTGTTATTTAAGAAAAAATTAACAAAGAAAAATTCTTTCATTAAGGAAGAAGATCTAGAAAAACTCAGATCGATCGCTGCAAAATATCCTGCCTCCGAAACTGAAAAGCTGACAGGTATTTCCACAGAAACTGTGGAACGGATTGCACTCGAATTTTCCAAAGCGAACGGTGCAGTATGTTATGGTCGTGTTGGAGTTTCTACACAGGCTTTCGGTGCACTTTGCCAATGGCTGATTAATTCTATCAATTGTATTACAGGAAATATGGACTCTGTAGGAGGTGCAATGTTCACACTCCCTGCGGTGGATATGATCGATCCTAAAGGAGTGATGAAAAGTTCTCCCGGAAGTTTTCATACCTACGGTTCTCGAGTCAGAGACTTACCTGAATTTAACGAAGAATTACCAGTTGCTGCACTTGCAGAAGAAATTTTGACCCCGGGACAAGGTCAAGTCAAGGCGCTCGTAACTTCTGCAGGAAATCCTGTACTTTCTACTCCAAATGGTTCTCAATTGGAGAAGGCAGTCTCGAATCTGGAATTTATGGTAAGCGTGGACTTTTATCTAAATGAGACTACAAAACACGCTCATTATATTCTTCCACCGAGCTCGGCTTTGGAACATGACCATTACGATTTGGTGTTTAATGTTTTTGCGGTACGAAATACTGTAAGATATAACCAACCTGCATTCGAACCGGAAGAAGGGATGTTGCATGATTGGGAAATTTTTTCGGATCTAACCAAAAGAATAGAGCTGTTAAAATCCGAAAAACCTTTACCTAAAGAATTGATCAAAACCAAGATCACTCCTTCTGCAATCATAGATCACGCTTTGAAGTCTGGCCCATACGGAGAAAAATCTGGATCTTCCGTCGGAATGAGTTTGGAACTTCTGAAAAACAGTCCTCATGGAGTGGACCTGGGAGCATTGAAACCTTGTTTTCCGGAAAGACTTTGGACAGAAGATAAGATGATAAGACTTACTCCGAAAGAAGTAGTTTCCGATCTGGATCGATTGGCCAAGTACGGACAAAAACTTCTCGCAGACAAAAAGGAAAACGGCTCTTTCTTGCTGATAGGAAGAAGACATTTACGAAATAATAATTCATGGATGCATAATCTTCCCAAACTGATGACCGGAAAAGATCGCTGCACGCTGATGATCCATCCGGAAGATGCAAATTTACTCGGAATCAAAGAAGAAGAGGAAGTTTTTGTAGAATCCAGAGTTGGTAAGATCGGACTACCTGCTGAAATTACAGAAGAAATGATGAGAGGTGTCGTAAGTATTCCTCACGGATTCGGACATGCTAAGGAAGGAGTTTCTTTACAAGTTGCTTCTAAATTTGCGGGATCCAGTATCAACGATCTGACTGATGATCAGGTTTTGGATGAACTATCCGGAAATGCGGCCTTTAGCGGCATTCCAGTGTTTTTAAGTAAAAGATCCGCTTAG
- a CDS encoding VOC family protein translates to MQKATPFLMFDKGLEEALQFYSGIFKNMKIENLTKLGGGMVSASFVIEGQKFLAFTGGPHFQFTEAFSVYISAETQEEIDDLYEKLASGGIKQPCGWVKDKFGLSWQIIPPILEKYLYDKNQEKAQRVMQAMLQMHKIDISKLQEAYDKN, encoded by the coding sequence ATGCAAAAGGCCACTCCATTTTTAATGTTCGATAAGGGTTTGGAAGAAGCTCTTCAATTCTATTCTGGTATATTCAAAAATATGAAAATAGAAAATCTCACAAAACTAGGGGGAGGAATGGTTTCCGCCAGTTTTGTGATAGAAGGCCAGAAGTTTTTGGCTTTCACTGGAGGCCCTCATTTCCAATTTACGGAGGCATTTTCAGTTTATATCAGTGCGGAAACCCAAGAAGAAATAGATGATCTGTATGAAAAACTTGCCTCGGGTGGAATTAAACAACCATGTGGTTGGGTAAAAGATAAGTTCGGTCTATCTTGGCAGATCATTCCTCCAATCCTGGAGAAATATCTATATGATAAAAACCAAGAAAAAGCGCAAAGAGTTATGCAGGCAATGTTACAAATGCATAAGATAGATATTTCTAAACTACAGGAAGCTTACGACAAAAATTAA
- the hemW gene encoding radical SAM family heme chaperone HemW, which translates to METRLPVIQKTNRPGIYVHYPFCVHKCSYCDFYSEGIGLEPSPLEENLFSKYKEEVSLRLKNFPNYQDHIFDSLFFGGGTPSKASYARYADFIKFLKDNLNFSPDSEITLECNPEDVTPEYLQGLYDAGINRVHVGIQSFLPKNLKFLDRYFDPETYSRTLEALQTSKIKNYGADLMFGVPGQSEKEFYEDANSVLASGVSHISIYALTVEKGTEYSRKVSAGMMAPPAEEVQEKILHDLPDFLKSKGFVQYEVSNYSKPGLFSRHNMKYWTYEYYLGIGPGAHGFLPAGRYSNPRNTSAYINGTGKNSSSYEPSDTFEEILISVFRIFLPVDLKDFLDYFPDKKERILSKLKQKVSEGKCSLDGTIFQWNSSSVLFLDSEILDLADQEP; encoded by the coding sequence TTGGAAACAAGACTCCCGGTCATACAAAAAACAAATAGACCGGGAATCTATGTACATTACCCATTCTGCGTTCATAAATGTAGTTACTGCGATTTTTATTCGGAAGGGATAGGATTAGAACCTTCTCCCTTAGAAGAAAATTTATTTTCCAAATATAAAGAAGAAGTTTCACTAAGACTGAAAAACTTTCCGAACTATCAGGATCATATATTTGATAGTTTATTTTTCGGCGGAGGAACTCCTTCCAAGGCTTCCTACGCACGATATGCTGATTTTATAAAATTCTTAAAAGACAATCTAAATTTTTCTCCCGATTCCGAAATCACATTAGAATGTAATCCTGAGGATGTAACTCCTGAATATCTGCAAGGACTCTATGATGCTGGAATCAACAGAGTTCATGTTGGAATACAATCCTTTCTCCCCAAAAATCTGAAATTTTTAGACAGATATTTCGATCCAGAAACCTATTCCAGAACTTTAGAAGCATTACAAACTTCTAAAATAAAAAACTACGGTGCGGATCTGATGTTCGGAGTTCCAGGACAATCAGAAAAAGAATTTTATGAGGATGCAAATTCAGTTTTAGCCTCAGGAGTTTCTCATATCAGTATTTATGCTCTCACTGTGGAAAAAGGAACGGAATACAGTAGAAAAGTTTCCGCAGGAATGATGGCACCACCTGCTGAGGAAGTTCAGGAAAAAATCCTACATGATCTTCCTGATTTTTTAAAATCCAAAGGATTTGTTCAATACGAGGTTTCTAATTATTCCAAGCCTGGACTTTTTTCCAGGCATAATATGAAATATTGGACCTACGAATATTATTTAGGGATTGGTCCGGGTGCCCATGGATTTTTACCTGCTGGCAGGTATTCCAACCCTAGAAATACTTCCGCTTATATTAACGGAACAGGAAAAAATTCCTCCTCTTACGAGCCTTCTGATACATTTGAAGAAATCCTAATATCCGTTTTTAGAATATTTCTTCCGGTAGATCTAAAAGATTTTCTGGATTATTTTCCGGACAAAAAAGAAAGGATACTTTCTAAATTAAAACAAAAAGTGTCTGAAGGAAAATGCAGCTTGGACGGCACCATTTTTCAATGGAATTCCAGTTCGGTTCTATTTTTGGATTCCGAAATTTTAGATCTAGCCGATCAGGAACCTTAA
- a CDS encoding arylesterase, with the protein MSRLSYYRFFSILILFSLVASCNKEGSEQEQQTSLKMETKTNGKKILFFGDSLTAGYGLNGPEESFVHLAALELQKKYPDLQYVNAGVSGDTTSGGLARLDWVLNTKYDVFVLELGANDSLRGLPTKMTEENLTRIIREARSKYPSIKILLIGMRTLPNMGPQYAKEFAALFPRISKKEKTEFMPFLLEGVAGDRRLNQDDGIHPTAEGHKILSKHLVPYLNKLLK; encoded by the coding sequence ATGAGCCGTTTATCGTATTATAGATTTTTTAGTATTTTAATACTCTTCTCTTTGGTTGCTTCTTGCAATAAAGAAGGATCAGAACAAGAACAGCAGACTTCTCTTAAAATGGAAACAAAAACAAACGGTAAAAAAATCCTATTTTTCGGAGATAGTTTGACTGCGGGTTATGGGTTGAATGGGCCTGAAGAATCCTTTGTTCACCTAGCTGCCTTGGAACTTCAAAAAAAATATCCGGATCTGCAATATGTAAACGCAGGAGTGAGCGGAGATACGACATCCGGAGGACTTGCAAGACTGGACTGGGTATTGAATACAAAGTACGATGTATTCGTCCTGGAGCTCGGTGCAAACGATTCTTTAAGAGGACTGCCTACAAAGATGACGGAGGAAAATCTTACACGGATTATCCGAGAAGCCAGATCAAAATATCCTTCCATTAAAATTTTGTTAATCGGGATGAGAACACTTCCGAATATGGGACCTCAGTACGCGAAAGAATTTGCGGCTCTCTTTCCAAGGATCTCTAAAAAGGAAAAGACCGAGTTTATGCCATTCTTGCTGGAAGGAGTTGCCGGAGACAGAAGGTTAAACCAAGATGATGGGATCCATCCCACTGCAGAAGGTCATAAGATCCTTTCCAAACATCTAGTTCCTTATTTGAATAAACTATTGAAATAG